Proteins encoded by one window of Homo sapiens chromosome 10, GRCh38.p14 Primary Assembly:
- the LOC124902361 gene encoding uncharacterized protein LOC124902361, translating to MFSPTIQCGRGLSFPLFSPTLKCGRGLSFPLFLPTLKCGRGLSFPLFSPTIQCGCGLSFPLFSPTIKCGRGLSLPLFSPTVKCGRGLSFLLVSPTIQCGRGLSFALFSPTIQCGRGLSFALFSPTIQCGCGLSFPLFSPTVQCGLGLFPSVLAHCPMWTWTQFPSVLAHCPMWTWTQFPSVLAHRPMWTWTVSICSRPPSNVDVDSVSLCSLPPSNVDVDSVSLCSLPPSNVDVDSVSLCSLPPSNVDVDSVSLCSLPPSNVDVDSVSLCSLPPSNVDVDSVSLCSLPPSNVDVDSVLLCSLPPSNVDVDSVSLCSLPPSSVDVGSVSLCSLPPSNVDVDSVSLCSLPPSNVDVDSVSLCSLPPSNVDVDSVSLCSLPPSNVDVDSVSLFSPTVQCGRGLSFLLFSPTIQCGCGLNFALFSPTIQCGRGLSFPLFSPAVQCGRGLSFPLFSPAVQCGRGLSFPLFSPTVQCGRGLSFPLFSPTVKCGRGLSFPLFSPTVQCGCGLSFPLFSPTVKCGRGLSFPLFSPTVKCGRGLSFPLFSPTVKCGHGLSFPLFSPSLPPWLISLSLRKGRNIVFNRYEGSCF from the coding sequence ATGTTCTCTCCCACCATCCAATGTGGACGTGGACTCAGTTTCCCTCTGTTCTCACCCACCCTCAAATGTGGACGTGGACTCAGTTTCCCTCTGTTCTTGCCCACCCTCAAATGTGGACGTGGACTCAGTTTCCCTCTGTTCTCGCCCACCATCCAATGTGGATGTGGGCTCAGTTTCCCTCTGTTCTCTCCCACCATCAAATGTGGACGTGGACTCAGTTTGCCTCTGTTCTCTCCCACTGTGAAATGTGGACGTGGACTCAGTTTCCTTCTGGTCTCGCCCACCATCCAGTGTGGACGTGGACTCAGTTTTGCTCTGTTCTCTCCCACCATCCAATGTGGACGTGGACTCAGTTTTGCTCTGTTCTCTCCCACCATCCAATGTGGATGTGGACTCAGTTTCCCTTTGTTCTCGCCCACCGTCCAATGTGGACTTGGACTGTTTCCCTCTGTTCTCGCCCACTGTCCAATGTGGACGTGGACTCAGTTTCCCTCTGTTCTTGCCCACTGTCCAATGTGGACGTGGACTCAGTTTCCTTCTGTTCTCGCCCACCGTCCAATGTGGACGTGGACTGTTTCCATCTGTTCTCGCCCACCGTCCAATGTGGACGTGGACTCAGTTTCCCTCTGTTCTCTCCCACCGTCAAATGTGGACGTGGACTCAGTTTCCCTCTGTTCTCTCCCACCGTCCAATGTGGATGTGGACTCAGTTTCCCTCTGTTCTCTCCCGCCATCAAATGTGGACGTGGATTCAGTTTCCCTCTGTTCTCTCCCACCATCCAATGTCGACGTGGACTCAGTTTCCCTCTGTTCTCTCCCACCGTCAAATGTGGACGTGGACTCAGTTTCCCTCTGTTCTCTCCCACCATCCAATGTGGACGTGGACTCAGTTTTGCTCTGTTCTCTCCCACCATCCAATGTGGACGTGGACTCAGTTTCCCTCTGTTCTCTCCCACCATCCAGTGTGGACGTGGGCTCAGTTTCCCTCTGTTCTCTCCCACCATCCAATGTGGACGTGGATTCAGTTTCCCTCTGTTCTCTCCCACCATCCAATGTCGACGTGGACTCAGTTTCCCTCTGTTCTCTCCCACCGTCAAATGTGGACGTGGACTCAGTTTCCCTCTGTTCTCTCCCACCATCCAATGTGGACGTGGACTCAGTTTCCCTGTTCTCGCCCACCGTCCAATGTGGACGTGGACTCAGTTTCCTTCTGTTCTCGCCCACCATCCAATGTGGATGTGGACTCAATTTCGCTCTGTTCTCTCCCACCATCCAATGTGGACGTGGACTCAGTTTCCCTCTGTTCTCTCCCGCCGTCCAATGTGGACGTGGACTCAGTTTCCCTCTGTTCTCTCCCGCCGTCCAATGTGGACGTGGACTCAGTTTCCCTCTGTTCTCTCCCACCGTCCAATGTGGACGTGGACTCAGTTTCCCTCTGTTCTCTCCCACTGTGAAATGTGGACGTGGACTCAGTTTCCCTCTGTTCTCTCCCACCGTCCAATGTGGATGTGGACTCAGTTTTCCTCTGTTCTCTCCCACCGTCAAATGTGGACGTGGACTCAGTTTCCCTCTGTTCTCTCCCACCGTCAAATGTGGACGTGGACTCAGTTTCCCTCTGTTCTCTCCTACTGTCAAATGTGGACATGGACTCAGTTTCCCTCTGTTCTCGCCCAGCTTGCCACCATGGCTCATTTCACTTTCActcaggaaaggaagaaacattgtttttaatagGTATGAAGGCAGTTGTTTTTAA